From Phacochoerus africanus isolate WHEZ1 chromosome 13, ROS_Pafr_v1, whole genome shotgun sequence, a single genomic window includes:
- the HSPH1 gene encoding heat shock protein 105 kDa isoform X2, with protein MSVVGLDVGSQSCYIAVARAGGIETIANEFSDRCTPSVISFGSKNRTIGVAAKNQQITHANNTVSNFKRFHGRAFNDPFIQKEKENLSYDLVSMKNGGVGIKVMYMDEEHLFSVEQITAMLLTKLKETAENNLKKPVTDCVISVPSFFTDAERRSVLDAAQIVGLNCLRLMNDMTAVALNYGIYKQDLPGLDEKPRIVVFVDMGHSAFQVSACAFNKGKLKVLGTAFDPFLGGKNFDAKLVEHFCAEFKTKYKLDAKSKIRALLRLYQECEKLKKLMSSNSTDLPLNIECFMNDKDVSGKMNRAQFEELCADLLQKIEVPLYSLMEQTQLKIEDVSAVEIVGGTTRIPAVKEKIAKFFGKDISTTLNADEAVARGCALQCASLSPAFKVREFSVTDAVPFPISLVWNHDSEDAEGVHEVFSRNHAAPFSKVLTFLRSGPFELEAFYSDPQGVPYPEAKIGRFIVQNVSAQKDGEKSRVKVKVRVNTHGIFTISTASMVEKIPAEENEVSSAEADMDCQHQRPPENSDTEANEKKVDQPPEAKKPKIKVVNVELPIEANLVWQLGKDLLNMYIETEGKMIMQDKLEKERNDAKNAVEEYVYEFRDKLCGPYEKFICEQDHQNFLRLLTETENWLYEEGEDQAKQAYVDKLEELMKIGTPIKIRFQEAEERPKVFEELGQRLQHYAKIAADFRNNDEKYNHIDESEMKKVEKSVNEAMEWMNNVMNAQAKKSLDQDPVVRAQEIRAKIKELNNTCEPVVTQPKPKIESPKVERTPNGPSTDKKEEDLEGKNNFNAEPPHQNGECYPNEKNSINMDLD; from the exons CAAATCACTCATGCAAACAATACAGTGTCTAATTTCAAGAGGTTTCATGGCCGCGCATTCAATGACCCCTTCAttcaaaaggagaaggaaaacttAAGTTATGATCTAGTGTCAATGAAAAATGGTGGAGTTGGAATAAAG GTCATGTACATGGATGAAGAGCATCTATTTAGTGTGGAGCAGATAACAGCCATGCTGCTGACTAAGTTAAAGGAAACTGCTGAAAACAACCTCAAGAAACCAGTAACAGACTGTGTTATCTCA GTCCCTTCTTTCTTCACAGATGCTGAGAGGCGATCTGTTTTAGATGCTGCACAAATTGTTGGCTTAAACTGCTTAAGGCTTATGAATGACATGACAGCTG ttgCTTTGAATTATGGAATTTATAAGCAGGATCTCCCAGGCCTGGATGAGAAACCTCGAATAGTGGTTTTTGTTGATATGGGACATTCAGCTTTTCAAGTGTCTGCCTGTGCCTTTAACAAGGGAAAATTGAAG GTACTGGGAACAGCTTTTGATCCTTTCTTAGGAGGAAAGAACTTTGATGCAAAATTAGTGGAACATTTTTGTGCAGAATTTAAAACTAAGTATAAGCTGGATGCAAAATCCAAAATTCGGGCACTCCTTCGTCTGTATCAGGaatgtgaaaaattgaaaaagctAATGAGCTCTAACAGCACGGACCTACCACTGAATATTGAGTGCTTTATGAATGACAAAGATGTTTCGGGAAAGATGAACAG GGCACAGTTTGAAGAACTCTGTGCTGACCTGCTGCAAAAGATAGAAGTTCCCCTTTATTCACTGATGGAACAAACTCAGCTCAAAATAGAAGATGTGAGTGCTGTTGAGATAGTTGGAGGCACTACACGAATTccagctgtgaaagaaaaaattgccAAGTTCTTTGGAAAAGATATTAGCACGACCCTCAATGCAGATGAAGCGGTGGCTAGAGGGTGTGCACTGCAG tgtgcaaGTCTTTCTCCAGCATTTAAAGTTAGAGAATTTTCTGTCACTGATGCAGTTCCTTTTCCAATATCTTTGGTGTGGAACCATGATTCAGAAGATGCTGAAGG cGTCCATGAAGTGTTTAGCAGGAACCACGCTGCTCCTTTCTCCAAAGTTCTCACCTTCTTGAGAAGTGGGCCTTTTGAGCTAGAAGCTTTCTATTCTGACCCTCAGGGAGTTCCATATCCAGAAGCAAAAATAG GCCGATTCATTGTTCAGAATGTTTCAGCgcagaaagatggagaaaaatctAGAGTGAAAGTCAAAGTGCGAGTTAACACCCATGGCATTTTCACCATCTCTACGGCATCTATGGTGGAGAAAATCCCAGCAGAGGAGAATGAAGTGTCTTCCGCTGAAGCAGACATGGACTGTCAGCATCagaggccaccagaaaactcagACACCGAG GCTAATGAAAAGAAAGTTGACCAGCCTCCAGAAgctaaaaaacccaaaataaaggTGGTGAATGTTGAGCTACCTATTGAAGCCAACTTGGTCTGGCAGTTAGGGAAAGATCTTCTTAACATGTATATTGAAACAGAA GGCAAGATGATAATGCAGGATaaattggaaaaggaaagaaacgaTGCTAAGAATGCAGTTGAGGAATATGTGTATGAGTTCAGGGACAAGCTGTGTGGACCATACGAAAAATTTATATGTGAGCAG GATCATCAGAATTTTTTGAGATTGCTCACAGAGACTGAGAACTGGCTCTATGAAGAAGGAGAGGACCAGGCCAAACAAGCATATGTTGAcaagttggaagaattaatg AAAATTGGCACTCCAATTAAAATCCGGTTTCAGGAAGCTGAAGAACGGCCAAAAGTGTTTGAAGAACTGGGACAGAGGCTGCAGCACTATGCCAAGATAGCAGCTGACTTTAGAAATAAT GATGAGAAATACAACCATATTGATGAGTCTGAAATGAAGAAGGTTGAGAAGTCTGTTAATGAAGCAATGGAGTGGATGAATAATGTCATGAACGCTCAGGCTAAAAAGAGTCTTGATCAGGATCCTGTGGTACGTGCTCaggaaatcagagcaaaaataaag gagTTGAATAACACTTGTGAACCCGTCGTAACACAACCCAAACCAAAAATCGAGTCACCCAAAGTGGAGAGAACTCCAAATGGCCCGAGTACTGATAAAAAGGAAGAGGACTTGGAAGGCAAAAACAATTTCAACGCTGAACCTCCTCACCAGAATGGAGAATGTTACCCTAATGAGAAGAATTCCATTAATATGGACTTGGACTAG
- the HSPH1 gene encoding heat shock protein 105 kDa isoform X1 yields the protein MSVVGLDVGSQSCYIAVARAGGIETIANEFSDRCTPSVISFGSKNRTIGVAAKNQQITHANNTVSNFKRFHGRAFNDPFIQKEKENLSYDLVSMKNGGVGIKVMYMDEEHLFSVEQITAMLLTKLKETAENNLKKPVTDCVISVPSFFTDAERRSVLDAAQIVGLNCLRLMNDMTAVALNYGIYKQDLPGLDEKPRIVVFVDMGHSAFQVSACAFNKGKLKVLGTAFDPFLGGKNFDAKLVEHFCAEFKTKYKLDAKSKIRALLRLYQECEKLKKLMSSNSTDLPLNIECFMNDKDVSGKMNRAQFEELCADLLQKIEVPLYSLMEQTQLKIEDVSAVEIVGGTTRIPAVKEKIAKFFGKDISTTLNADEAVARGCALQCASLSPAFKVREFSVTDAVPFPISLVWNHDSEDAEGVHEVFSRNHAAPFSKVLTFLRSGPFELEAFYSDPQGVPYPEAKIGRFIVQNVSAQKDGEKSRVKVKVRVNTHGIFTISTASMVEKIPAEENEVSSAEADMDCQHQRPPENSDTEKNIQQDNSEAGTQPQVQTDGHQTSQSPPSPELTSEENKTPDADKANEKKVDQPPEAKKPKIKVVNVELPIEANLVWQLGKDLLNMYIETEGKMIMQDKLEKERNDAKNAVEEYVYEFRDKLCGPYEKFICEQDHQNFLRLLTETENWLYEEGEDQAKQAYVDKLEELMKIGTPIKIRFQEAEERPKVFEELGQRLQHYAKIAADFRNNDEKYNHIDESEMKKVEKSVNEAMEWMNNVMNAQAKKSLDQDPVVRAQEIRAKIKELNNTCEPVVTQPKPKIESPKVERTPNGPSTDKKEEDLEGKNNFNAEPPHQNGECYPNEKNSINMDLD from the exons CAAATCACTCATGCAAACAATACAGTGTCTAATTTCAAGAGGTTTCATGGCCGCGCATTCAATGACCCCTTCAttcaaaaggagaaggaaaacttAAGTTATGATCTAGTGTCAATGAAAAATGGTGGAGTTGGAATAAAG GTCATGTACATGGATGAAGAGCATCTATTTAGTGTGGAGCAGATAACAGCCATGCTGCTGACTAAGTTAAAGGAAACTGCTGAAAACAACCTCAAGAAACCAGTAACAGACTGTGTTATCTCA GTCCCTTCTTTCTTCACAGATGCTGAGAGGCGATCTGTTTTAGATGCTGCACAAATTGTTGGCTTAAACTGCTTAAGGCTTATGAATGACATGACAGCTG ttgCTTTGAATTATGGAATTTATAAGCAGGATCTCCCAGGCCTGGATGAGAAACCTCGAATAGTGGTTTTTGTTGATATGGGACATTCAGCTTTTCAAGTGTCTGCCTGTGCCTTTAACAAGGGAAAATTGAAG GTACTGGGAACAGCTTTTGATCCTTTCTTAGGAGGAAAGAACTTTGATGCAAAATTAGTGGAACATTTTTGTGCAGAATTTAAAACTAAGTATAAGCTGGATGCAAAATCCAAAATTCGGGCACTCCTTCGTCTGTATCAGGaatgtgaaaaattgaaaaagctAATGAGCTCTAACAGCACGGACCTACCACTGAATATTGAGTGCTTTATGAATGACAAAGATGTTTCGGGAAAGATGAACAG GGCACAGTTTGAAGAACTCTGTGCTGACCTGCTGCAAAAGATAGAAGTTCCCCTTTATTCACTGATGGAACAAACTCAGCTCAAAATAGAAGATGTGAGTGCTGTTGAGATAGTTGGAGGCACTACACGAATTccagctgtgaaagaaaaaattgccAAGTTCTTTGGAAAAGATATTAGCACGACCCTCAATGCAGATGAAGCGGTGGCTAGAGGGTGTGCACTGCAG tgtgcaaGTCTTTCTCCAGCATTTAAAGTTAGAGAATTTTCTGTCACTGATGCAGTTCCTTTTCCAATATCTTTGGTGTGGAACCATGATTCAGAAGATGCTGAAGG cGTCCATGAAGTGTTTAGCAGGAACCACGCTGCTCCTTTCTCCAAAGTTCTCACCTTCTTGAGAAGTGGGCCTTTTGAGCTAGAAGCTTTCTATTCTGACCCTCAGGGAGTTCCATATCCAGAAGCAAAAATAG GCCGATTCATTGTTCAGAATGTTTCAGCgcagaaagatggagaaaaatctAGAGTGAAAGTCAAAGTGCGAGTTAACACCCATGGCATTTTCACCATCTCTACGGCATCTATGGTGGAGAAAATCCCAGCAGAGGAGAATGAAGTGTCTTCCGCTGAAGCAGACATGGACTGTCAGCATCagaggccaccagaaaactcagACACCGAG aaaaatatcCAGCAAGACAACAGTGAAGCTGGAACACAGCCCCAGGTACAAACTGATGGTCATCAAACCTCACAGTCTCCCCCTTCACCTGAACTTacctcagaagaaaacaaaaccccagatgCTGACAAA GCTAATGAAAAGAAAGTTGACCAGCCTCCAGAAgctaaaaaacccaaaataaaggTGGTGAATGTTGAGCTACCTATTGAAGCCAACTTGGTCTGGCAGTTAGGGAAAGATCTTCTTAACATGTATATTGAAACAGAA GGCAAGATGATAATGCAGGATaaattggaaaaggaaagaaacgaTGCTAAGAATGCAGTTGAGGAATATGTGTATGAGTTCAGGGACAAGCTGTGTGGACCATACGAAAAATTTATATGTGAGCAG GATCATCAGAATTTTTTGAGATTGCTCACAGAGACTGAGAACTGGCTCTATGAAGAAGGAGAGGACCAGGCCAAACAAGCATATGTTGAcaagttggaagaattaatg AAAATTGGCACTCCAATTAAAATCCGGTTTCAGGAAGCTGAAGAACGGCCAAAAGTGTTTGAAGAACTGGGACAGAGGCTGCAGCACTATGCCAAGATAGCAGCTGACTTTAGAAATAAT GATGAGAAATACAACCATATTGATGAGTCTGAAATGAAGAAGGTTGAGAAGTCTGTTAATGAAGCAATGGAGTGGATGAATAATGTCATGAACGCTCAGGCTAAAAAGAGTCTTGATCAGGATCCTGTGGTACGTGCTCaggaaatcagagcaaaaataaag gagTTGAATAACACTTGTGAACCCGTCGTAACACAACCCAAACCAAAAATCGAGTCACCCAAAGTGGAGAGAACTCCAAATGGCCCGAGTACTGATAAAAAGGAAGAGGACTTGGAAGGCAAAAACAATTTCAACGCTGAACCTCCTCACCAGAATGGAGAATGTTACCCTAATGAGAAGAATTCCATTAATATGGACTTGGACTAG